One window of Methanogenium organophilum genomic DNA carries:
- a CDS encoding acetate--CoA ligase family protein translates to MTDAPRMLSEPESYALLNDYRIPVPRHAVVHSADVAITAAETVGYPCVAKVLSPSITHKSDAGGVQIGIHNPAELRAAIETIQSTIHERAPDAEITGFVIEEQAPPGLELYIGGKRDPAFGPVITFGTGGTLVELEHDITMRVAPVTPEEATAMVRSIRHYPQIAGYRGTEPLDESALADTIHKISTLFINRPEVAELDINPLILYPDGLCAVDARILIRPYAPAPVTSRPPLPQDLFWVSRIALVGASANPEKIGYIVLRNLLSFTGTVYPVNPKGGEILGKSVYPSLADIPERPDAVIITVPSTIVPQVMRDAGERGIPLAVIITSGFRETGEDGARLEEEIEGIALEYGIRYTGPNCLGMQVPRLSLNATFDPKSPRVGHTAFISQSGAIITTLVDWSLTEGIGFSAVFSVGNQTNIDFVDYIRLAAADDYTRTIVLYIEEIRDGRRFFEEAAKVTPVKPVIAIKAGRSEVGQKAAASHTGSLAGSYEVYEAAFRQAGIINAQNLSDAFSLAMLLGSEGYPKGNRAVVISSAGGFCVLASDYAEQHGIRIAPLSDTLLEEMNAFMPHGWSRQNPIDMVGDAGVHRFALTFDALIRHQDEWDIAFVISVPTATLDPVHLATEMARFSRHTEKMVVGCLLGGESMAAGVRILRDADIPNFAEPEDAFRAAGTAVKREDELEKEKK, encoded by the coding sequence ATGACAGACGCCCCCCGGATGCTGAGTGAGCCGGAAAGTTATGCACTCCTGAACGATTATCGCATCCCCGTGCCCCGCCATGCGGTTGTACACTCCGCTGACGTTGCCATAACCGCAGCAGAAACGGTGGGCTACCCCTGTGTAGCAAAGGTACTCTCCCCCTCCATCACGCACAAGTCAGACGCGGGTGGCGTGCAGATTGGAATCCACAACCCGGCAGAATTGAGAGCCGCGATTGAAACCATCCAAAGCACGATCCACGAACGGGCACCGGATGCAGAAATAACCGGATTTGTCATCGAAGAGCAGGCACCACCGGGCCTTGAACTCTATATCGGCGGGAAACGCGATCCGGCATTCGGCCCGGTCATTACCTTCGGCACCGGAGGCACACTCGTCGAACTGGAACACGACATCACGATGCGGGTCGCACCCGTTACCCCTGAGGAGGCAACGGCAATGGTTCGTTCCATCCGCCACTACCCGCAGATTGCAGGATACCGCGGCACTGAACCGCTCGACGAATCGGCACTCGCGGATACCATACACAAAATCTCCACCCTGTTCATCAACCGCCCGGAGGTGGCAGAACTCGATATCAACCCCCTCATCCTCTATCCGGACGGGCTCTGTGCGGTGGACGCCCGAATCCTCATCCGCCCGTATGCACCTGCACCCGTAACGTCCCGTCCACCGCTGCCGCAGGACCTCTTTTGGGTGTCACGCATCGCTCTCGTCGGCGCCTCGGCGAATCCGGAGAAGATCGGTTACATTGTCCTCAGGAACCTCCTCTCCTTTACCGGCACCGTCTACCCGGTGAACCCGAAAGGCGGGGAGATCCTTGGAAAGTCGGTCTACCCGTCCCTTGCGGACATCCCTGAGAGGCCGGACGCCGTGATCATCACCGTTCCCAGCACCATCGTCCCCCAGGTGATGCGGGATGCGGGGGAACGTGGCATCCCGCTTGCGGTCATCATCACCTCAGGTTTCCGGGAAACCGGAGAAGATGGAGCCCGTCTGGAAGAGGAGATTGAAGGAATTGCACTGGAATATGGCATCCGCTACACCGGCCCCAACTGCCTTGGGATGCAGGTACCCCGTCTCTCCCTGAACGCCACCTTTGATCCGAAATCACCCCGTGTCGGCCATACCGCGTTCATCTCACAGAGCGGCGCCATCATCACCACGCTCGTTGACTGGAGCCTGACAGAGGGCATCGGCTTTTCTGCGGTTTTTTCGGTTGGCAACCAGACGAACATCGACTTCGTCGACTACATCCGCCTTGCCGCAGCAGATGATTACACCCGCACCATTGTCCTCTATATAGAAGAGATCCGTGACGGCAGGCGCTTCTTTGAAGAGGCGGCAAAGGTCACCCCGGTAAAGCCGGTGATCGCAATCAAGGCGGGCCGCTCAGAAGTTGGCCAGAAGGCAGCCGCCTCCCACACCGGCTCCCTTGCCGGGAGTTATGAGGTCTACGAAGCCGCCTTCCGTCAGGCGGGGATCATCAATGCACAGAACCTCTCGGACGCCTTCAGCCTTGCGATGCTCCTCGGATCAGAGGGATACCCAAAGGGGAACCGTGCCGTTGTGATCTCCAGTGCCGGGGGATTCTGTGTCCTTGCATCTGATTATGCAGAGCAGCACGGTATCCGGATAGCTCCCCTCTCAGACACACTCCTGGAGGAGATGAACGCCTTCATGCCACATGGCTGGAGCCGTCAGAACCCGATAGACATGGTCGGGGATGCCGGCGTCCACCGGTTTGCACTGACATTTGACGCGCTCATCCGTCACCAGGATGAATGGGACATCGCGTTTGTAATATCGGTTCCTACGGCAACCCTTGACCCGGTACACCTTGCAACCGAGATGGCACGGTTCTCCCGCCATACCGAAAAGATGGTCGTCGGATGCCTCTTAGGCGGAGAGAGCATGGCAGCAGGTGTACGTATTCTCCGTGACGCAGACATCCCTAATTTTGCAGAGCCGGAAGATGCCTTCCGGGCTGCGGGGACCGCCGTCAAACGGGAAGATGAACTGGAAAAAGAGAAAAAATAA
- a CDS encoding pyridoxamine 5'-phosphate oxidase family protein, translating into MDIIKIPQMEKEEYDELIRDGCVSRIAFQGEKYPYIAPFMYVFDGSFLYFLSTKYGRKNDLFKKSPYVSVEVERYSPDMSCYTFVTMQGRLVQEEDAINKKKVRKMFLNLIREHKLSHNILAALGHDPSEPIESLLEEERSNIWKLTGVTDIVALKNL; encoded by the coding sequence ATGGACATCATCAAGATTCCGCAGATGGAAAAAGAGGAATATGACGAACTAATCCGCGATGGATGCGTTTCAAGAATCGCCTTTCAGGGAGAGAAGTATCCCTACATTGCACCGTTTATGTATGTCTTTGACGGGTCGTTTCTATATTTCCTGTCGACGAAGTACGGGAGAAAAAACGATCTATTCAAAAAGAGCCCGTATGTCTCCGTTGAGGTGGAACGTTACTCTCCGGATATGTCCTGTTACACCTTTGTGACCATGCAGGGGCGTCTGGTGCAGGAAGAGGATGCCATCAATAAGAAAAAAGTGCGGAAGATGTTTTTGAATCTGATTCGTGAGCATAAACTCTCCCATAACATCCTTGCGGCACTGGGCCATGATCCTTCTGAACCTATTGAGTCCCTTCTCGAAGAAGAGCGCTCAAACATCTGGAAACTGACTGGTGTGACCGATATTGTGGCGTTGAAGAACCTTTAG
- a CDS encoding ABC transporter permease subunit, which yields MNVKRIILIGYKEFQDHLTSRRFLALLFLMLTITGVYVFKDIGSYFEALERYNDPLAYSIFGLPKAMNIFEGIKSGIAGGSVFGSIIAIALGFDLITKERETGSIKALLSVPLYRDEVINGKALGGIIAIVFAVTVVFVLTLGIMLVYSIVPGLDELGFICVFWLVTILYLSGIFVMSVMVSSFVKTSGMSFIYSLLLFLLLTSVIYSTGNFAVDVVMGPKPSMNTENMDMSEIDEYYEQSSAYYQRQMELTNLVFYVSIDNNYRKVAIALTKPEYYLKSQSDDMSTDYPEPELFDMLGRLWGYILFLIAYPVIFFGIAYVRFMRMDLR from the coding sequence ATGAATGTTAAACGGATTATTCTCATTGGATATAAGGAATTTCAGGACCATCTGACAAGCCGGCGTTTTTTAGCCCTTCTGTTTCTGATGTTGACAATAACAGGAGTATATGTCTTTAAAGATATCGGGTCTTATTTTGAGGCCCTGGAAAGATACAATGACCCTCTTGCATATTCAATATTCGGACTCCCTAAGGCGATGAACATTTTTGAGGGGATAAAATCCGGAATTGCAGGTGGTTCTGTATTCGGATCAATAATTGCGATTGCACTGGGGTTTGACCTGATAACAAAAGAGAGGGAAACCGGTTCAATCAAAGCGTTGCTGTCCGTTCCGCTTTACCGCGACGAGGTTATAAACGGCAAGGCACTGGGAGGAATAATTGCAATTGTGTTTGCCGTAACGGTTGTTTTCGTACTGACACTTGGCATTATGTTGGTATACAGCATCGTTCCGGGACTGGATGAACTGGGTTTCATATGTGTATTCTGGCTTGTAACAATTCTTTATCTCTCAGGAATCTTTGTGATGTCTGTTATGGTTTCGTCCTTTGTGAAGACAAGCGGGATGTCGTTTATCTACTCACTGCTGCTGTTTCTGCTTTTGACAAGTGTCATCTATTCAACAGGCAATTTTGCTGTTGATGTTGTAATGGGGCCAAAACCATCAATGAATACTGAGAATATGGATATGTCAGAGATCGATGAATATTATGAACAATCCAGTGCCTACTATCAAAGACAGATGGAACTTACCAATCTGGTGTTTTATGTTTCTATTGACAACAATTATCGAAAAGTTGCCATAGCCCTCACCAAACCTGAATATTACCTTAAAAGCCAGTCAGATGATATGAGCACTGACTATCCTGAGCCGGAACTATTCGATATGCTGGGCAGGTTATGGGGGTATATTCTCTTCCTGATTGCATACCCGGTGATCTTTTTCGGCATTGCCTATGTCAGGTTTATGCGGATGGATTTGCGGTGA
- a CDS encoding ABC transporter ATP-binding protein: protein MIQVENLTKSFGNNPVLKGVDLSVADGEIFVIIGPSGQGKSTLLRIIDTLEVPTSGDVRIKNESLYTHGDGNHHKMRRKIGMVFQNPAIFQGTVFDNVAYGLRYRKISSSEMHERVSQTLREVGLEGYEKRDAHSLSGGEKQRIAFARTMVTRPEIILLDEPTSNVDPITTEKIEEIIRYTRKTYNTTMIMNTHDMLQGQRMGDRIGVMMNGRIVQSGTPKEVFTLPANGDVARFIGYDNVFEGKIQRTDGRTAVIQSGNTNIYGETPLPAGTAVTWCIRTEDMHLHMKERLNGHTDKIRNHLRGRVKDIALVGPKNHVMADCGIPLEVVVGWRFADRVGVKTGDWVWVSFNPEAVHVMPR from the coding sequence ATGATCCAGGTAGAGAACCTGACGAAATCATTCGGGAATAATCCGGTGCTCAAAGGAGTGGACCTGTCTGTTGCGGACGGGGAGATCTTTGTGATCATCGGCCCGTCCGGACAGGGGAAGTCCACTCTCCTGCGGATAATTGACACGCTTGAAGTGCCGACATCCGGGGATGTACGAATCAAAAATGAGTCCCTCTACACCCACGGCGATGGCAACCATCATAAGATGCGCAGGAAGATCGGCATGGTCTTCCAGAACCCGGCAATCTTCCAGGGAACAGTCTTTGATAATGTTGCATATGGCCTGCGGTACAGGAAAATTTCTTCCTCTGAAATGCATGAACGGGTGTCACAGACACTCCGTGAGGTGGGGTTGGAAGGATACGAGAAGAGGGATGCACACAGCCTTTCCGGTGGGGAAAAACAGCGGATTGCCTTTGCCCGCACGATGGTGACCCGACCTGAGATCATTCTCCTTGATGAGCCGACTTCGAATGTAGACCCCATTACGACAGAAAAAATTGAGGAAATCATCCGGTATACCCGGAAAACCTACAACACCACTATGATCATGAACACCCATGACATGCTGCAGGGACAGCGGATGGGAGATCGCATTGGCGTGATGATGAACGGAAGAATCGTTCAGTCAGGCACCCCGAAGGAGGTCTTTACCCTGCCTGCAAACGGGGATGTCGCTCGGTTTATCGGGTATGACAATGTCTTTGAAGGCAAAATTCAGCGTACAGATGGCAGGACCGCGGTGATACAGTCCGGAAATACGAATATTTATGGGGAAACTCCCCTCCCCGCAGGGACAGCGGTCACCTGGTGCATCCGCACCGAGGATATGCACCTGCATATGAAAGAGCGTCTGAATGGACACACGGATAAAATACGCAACCATCTCCGGGGCAGGGTGAAGGATATCGCTCTTGTCGGCCCGAAGAATCATGTGATGGCTGACTGCGGCATTCCCCTGGAGGTGGTCGTCGGGTGGCGGTTTGCCGACCGGGTGGGTGTGAAGACCGGGGATTGGGTATGGGTCTCGTTTAACCCGGAAGCCGTTCACGTAATGCCCCGCTGA
- a CDS encoding ABC transporter permease, with protein sequence MNEIIDGFITAVILIVTLDPEVYEIAFRSIYITLTATIIASVISIPIAMYLAFHDFRGKMSLVNLIHTLYALPTVLIGLLVFLLLSRKGPLGFFGLLFTPGAMIIGQVILIIPILVGLTYSALTSLDPVVKDTIISLGADYLQFVMSILREVRFVIYAAIAMAFGRAISEVGAAIIIGGNIKGSTRVLTTAISLETSMGNIEFSMALGIILLFIALIVNFVMTAIRRGG encoded by the coding sequence GTGAATGAGATTATTGACGGGTTTATTACAGCAGTCATCCTGATTGTGACACTGGATCCGGAAGTGTACGAGATTGCATTCCGGAGCATATACATCACGCTTACCGCAACCATCATTGCATCGGTCATCTCGATTCCGATTGCGATGTACCTCGCGTTTCATGATTTCCGGGGGAAGATGAGTCTCGTCAATCTCATTCACACCCTGTATGCCCTGCCGACGGTCCTCATCGGCCTTCTTGTGTTTCTCCTGCTCTCCCGGAAAGGTCCGCTCGGGTTTTTCGGACTGCTCTTTACGCCGGGTGCGATGATCATCGGGCAGGTCATTTTGATCATACCGATTCTGGTGGGGCTCACCTACTCCGCGCTCACCTCCCTTGATCCAGTGGTAAAGGACACCATCATCTCGCTTGGGGCGGATTATCTGCAGTTTGTCATGTCAATTCTCCGGGAAGTCCGGTTTGTGATATATGCGGCAATAGCAATGGCATTCGGGCGGGCCATATCGGAAGTCGGAGCGGCGATCATCATCGGTGGAAATATCAAGGGATCCACCCGTGTCCTCACGACTGCCATATCACTGGAGACCTCGATGGGAAATATCGAGTTTTCCATGGCGCTGGGTATTATTCTCCTGTTCATTGCGCTGATTGTGAACTTTGTCATGACCGCAATCCGGAGGGGGGGCTGA
- a CDS encoding ABC-ATPase domain-containing protein, translating to MTASEPAETLRNKLRRIDGKGYGYYGDIRGRYRFDTFVLHIDHVQKDPFASPSRVRVIVDAAAAGFPPDMWNTPSRRRGLCDYLTRAFCSVAGKQSGRSGSGKSGLIEMDLPGQEIFERTSVGISDAGVEGRFVVGLPARGRRIAAREAEKIIFDRLAECVAASLLLRAHDVTRLYHHINVAEDADVLRGALRERGLVAFVADGAILPRESGASDRPMKGGDVVAFSSPPDLRVTINVPNAGALTGMGIPRGVTLIVGGGYHGKSTLLAAITAGVYTHIPGDGREYVVSDPTAVKIRAEDGRRVEAVDISPFISGIPGGKDTRSFSSEDASGSTSQAANIMEALEGGASLFCIDEDTSATNFMIRDRRMQALIAKEHEPITPYIDRVRDLFTDHGVSSVIVIGGSGDYLDVADTVICMDAYHPYLVTDRAREVAADNPTGRERETSTPFPRSPGRVYDGRSFSPAKGKKAVRIMARGKGTIVFGVNDIDCTSVEQIASESQTRAIADAIWYAVRYMDGSATAAEVAERVMHDIEREGLDVLSKRKRGDYAAFRSLELLQAINRLRTLRARQMGE from the coding sequence ATGACAGCAAGCGAGCCCGCAGAGACACTCCGGAACAAGCTTCGCCGGATTGACGGGAAGGGCTACGGGTACTATGGGGACATCAGGGGCCGGTACCGTTTTGACACATTTGTGCTCCACATCGACCATGTGCAAAAAGATCCGTTTGCATCCCCCTCCCGTGTGCGGGTCATTGTTGACGCGGCAGCGGCGGGTTTCCCCCCCGATATGTGGAACACCCCGTCCCGCCGCAGGGGACTCTGTGACTATCTCACCCGTGCGTTCTGTAGTGTGGCGGGAAAACAGAGCGGGCGGTCCGGCAGCGGGAAGAGCGGTCTGATTGAAATGGATCTTCCCGGACAGGAGATTTTTGAGCGGACATCGGTCGGCATCAGCGATGCAGGGGTTGAGGGGCGGTTTGTGGTGGGACTGCCTGCACGGGGCAGGAGGATTGCCGCCCGCGAGGCAGAGAAGATCATCTTTGATCGCCTGGCGGAATGTGTTGCGGCGTCCCTTCTGCTGCGTGCCCATGATGTCACGCGGCTGTATCATCACATCAATGTGGCGGAGGACGCAGACGTGCTCCGTGGTGCACTTCGGGAACGTGGCCTTGTTGCATTTGTCGCGGACGGCGCCATCCTGCCGCGGGAGAGCGGGGCCTCTGACCGGCCGATGAAGGGGGGCGATGTGGTGGCGTTCTCCTCCCCGCCCGACCTGCGGGTGACAATCAATGTTCCGAATGCAGGAGCCCTTACGGGAATGGGCATCCCTCGCGGCGTGACGTTGATCGTGGGCGGCGGGTATCACGGCAAGTCCACGCTTCTTGCCGCAATCACAGCCGGGGTGTATACCCATATCCCCGGCGACGGGCGGGAGTATGTGGTGAGTGATCCGACGGCGGTGAAGATCCGTGCCGAGGACGGACGCAGGGTGGAAGCGGTGGACATCTCCCCGTTCATCTCCGGCATTCCGGGCGGAAAGGACACCCGTTCCTTCTCTTCAGAGGATGCGAGCGGCAGCACATCGCAGGCGGCGAATATCATGGAGGCACTGGAGGGCGGGGCCTCTCTCTTCTGTATTGATGAGGACACGAGTGCAACGAACTTCATGATCCGCGACCGGAGGATGCAGGCCTTAATCGCAAAGGAGCATGAACCGATCACGCCGTATATCGACCGGGTGCGGGACCTCTTCACGGACCATGGGGTCTCCTCGGTGATCGTGATCGGCGGGTCGGGGGACTATCTCGATGTGGCAGACACGGTCATCTGCATGGATGCCTACCACCCGTATCTGGTCACGGACCGGGCCCGTGAGGTCGCAGCGGATAATCCAACTGGACGGGAACGGGAAACAAGTACGCCGTTTCCCCGCTCACCCGGACGGGTGTATGACGGCCGGTCGTTCTCCCCTGCGAAGGGGAAGAAGGCGGTGCGGATTATGGCCCGCGGCAAAGGGACTATTGTCTTCGGGGTGAACGATATCGACTGCACATCGGTTGAACAGATCGCGTCTGAGAGCCAGACCCGTGCCATCGCAGATGCCATCTGGTATGCCGTTCGCTATATGGATGGTTCTGCCACAGCAGCAGAGGTGGCGGAGCGGGTGATGCATGATATTGAGCGGGAAGGGCTTGATGTGCTGTCGAAACGGAAGCGGGGGGATTATGCGGCGTTTCGATCCCTTGAACTCCTGCAGGCCATTAACCGCCTGCGCACCCTGCGGGCCAGACAGATGGGAGAGTAG
- a CDS encoding substrate-binding domain-containing protein: MDVKKIALVLLLLLSVIFIAGCTGTDSDVGTPTATATAAPEGTNTAANPELLRIATTTSLDNTGLLEALQERFEKDHDVTLQIIAAGTGKALEYGQRGDVDVLMVHDRSREDTFIDDGYGINRRGIAYNYFMIVGPESDPAGIAGMTPEDALTAIYTTAETNPDVVFISRGDSSGTHAKEQAIWTSAGYDYETEVEGAGDWYVEGGQGMGATLNHANEKFAYTLSDSGTYLSYKTELDLVPLVDEGDSLLNVYSAMQINPEMFDYVNSEMAREWINFLITPETQEFIGGFGVDEYGQPLFFESRGNFEVMGITQAEAEVPISA; the protein is encoded by the coding sequence ATGGATGTAAAAAAAATTGCATTGGTTTTACTCCTCCTATTGAGTGTAATCTTCATTGCCGGTTGCACCGGGACGGATTCTGATGTCGGGACCCCAACGGCTACTGCTACTGCAGCACCGGAAGGGACAAACACCGCAGCAAACCCTGAACTGTTAAGGATTGCGACAACAACAAGTCTTGACAACACCGGCCTCCTGGAAGCACTTCAGGAGCGGTTTGAAAAGGACCACGATGTAACCCTGCAGATCATCGCAGCAGGGACAGGCAAGGCACTTGAATACGGACAGCGCGGAGACGTTGACGTCCTGATGGTCCATGACCGTTCCCGTGAAGACACCTTCATCGACGATGGATACGGGATCAACCGCCGTGGTATTGCCTATAACTACTTCATGATCGTCGGGCCCGAGTCTGACCCCGCAGGTATTGCCGGAATGACACCGGAAGATGCACTGACCGCGATTTATACAACGGCAGAGACGAATCCCGATGTGGTCTTCATTTCACGGGGGGACAGTTCCGGTACGCATGCCAAGGAGCAGGCGATCTGGACGAGTGCCGGATATGACTATGAGACTGAAGTGGAAGGCGCCGGTGACTGGTATGTCGAAGGCGGTCAGGGAATGGGTGCAACCCTGAACCATGCAAATGAGAAATTTGCATACACACTCTCCGACTCGGGAACATACCTCTCCTACAAAACAGAGCTTGATCTGGTGCCGCTCGTGGATGAGGGGGATTCCCTCCTGAATGTCTACAGTGCGATGCAGATCAACCCGGAGATGTTTGATTACGTGAACAGTGAGATGGCACGCGAATGGATCAACTTCCTCATCACCCCGGAAACGCAGGAGTTCATCGGCGGATTTGGCGTGGATGAGTATGGCCAGCCACTCTTCTTTGAGTCACGCGGCAACTTTGAAGTGATGGGTATCACCCAGGCGGAAGCAGAGGTACCCATTTCTGCGTAA
- a CDS encoding YigZ family protein, translating to MWEEEGAALLVVKKSRFYAHLYRISSVEDIADVREMHRKKYRKAAHHCYAARLDRPDGIIEPFGSDGEVGRPGMVLLHLLQREDLAEHMIVVSRIFGGIKLGPGNVSRAFRDAAAEAVSTSG from the coding sequence ATGTGGGAAGAAGAGGGTGCGGCGCTCCTCGTGGTGAAGAAGTCACGGTTTTACGCTCATCTCTACCGTATTTCATCTGTTGAGGATATTGCGGACGTCCGGGAAATGCACCGGAAAAAATACCGCAAGGCGGCTCACCATTGTTATGCCGCCCGGCTGGACCGACCGGACGGTATCATCGAACCGTTCGGGAGTGACGGCGAGGTGGGACGGCCGGGGATGGTACTCCTGCATCTTCTCCAGCGTGAGGACCTTGCAGAGCATATGATCGTCGTCTCACGGATCTTTGGTGGTATCAAACTCGGGCCGGGGAATGTCTCACGGGCGTTCCGTGATGCCGCAGCAGAGGCAGTGTCCACCTCCGGGTGA
- a CDS encoding putative manganese-dependent inorganic diphosphatase — protein sequence MNQVYIIGHKKPDTDSICSALAYAQFLNRKEPGKYIAARCGPVNPETVFALKTFGYKSPEYIESVVPSVSDMPFTYTMSAPADLPTIDIADLMTTHDVRNYPLTDENGRFQGILSEYVLARTYVTRQKIEQLSFAPITLENLSRIVKGTIIVPSDDLIEGKVYIAIDALHVTLSRLTENDIAIVGDNEPVQLALIAAGIAAIIVADSAPVGERAIRDAREKGVAVISTCLDAFGVGKMINLSLPARNIMATDCPVITGDTTIEYAKHLVSDSRYRTAIIVGEDNQYLGMLSRNTFLQDVAKQVILLDHNEYAQAVDGIETAEILEIIDHHRIGAITTLRPIRFFNDPVGSTCTIIAGKYMDSGTDPDIQTAGLLLSGILSDTLVLRLSTTTDQDRAAVRYLAEVTDTDPEEYGTELIRKAMDFGDAPIRDLLTADMKGYELFGKSIAISQVMVPTYEFAQMHAEEIKTDAESIRSAQNLDIFLALFTSVFEDGSVVFASAPSALLETMELTDSPVTMKGVMSRKNDFIPYLGNLLKNS from the coding sequence ATGAATCAGGTATATATCATCGGGCACAAAAAACCGGATACAGACAGTATCTGCAGCGCACTTGCATATGCACAGTTCCTGAACCGAAAAGAACCCGGCAAGTACATTGCTGCACGCTGCGGGCCGGTGAACCCGGAGACGGTCTTTGCACTGAAGACATTCGGTTACAAATCCCCCGAGTATATTGAGAGTGTCGTCCCGAGCGTTTCAGATATGCCCTTCACCTATACGATGAGTGCTCCGGCGGATCTCCCGACAATCGATATCGCAGACCTGATGACCACCCATGATGTGCGTAACTATCCCCTCACCGATGAAAACGGAAGGTTCCAGGGCATTCTCAGTGAGTATGTGCTGGCCCGCACCTACGTTACCCGCCAGAAGATTGAACAGCTCTCGTTTGCCCCGATAACCCTTGAGAATCTCTCGAGAATTGTTAAAGGCACGATCATCGTCCCATCTGATGATCTCATCGAGGGAAAGGTCTACATAGCAATTGATGCCCTGCATGTCACCCTCTCGCGGCTCACGGAAAATGATATCGCAATCGTCGGTGACAACGAACCCGTCCAGCTTGCCCTGATTGCAGCGGGCATTGCCGCGATCATCGTTGCTGATAGTGCACCGGTCGGGGAACGGGCCATCCGGGATGCAAGAGAGAAGGGTGTTGCGGTCATCTCAACATGCCTTGATGCCTTCGGTGTGGGGAAGATGATCAATCTCTCCCTTCCCGCACGAAACATCATGGCCACCGACTGCCCGGTCATAACCGGAGACACCACGATTGAATATGCAAAACACCTCGTCTCTGATTCCCGGTACCGTACAGCCATCATCGTGGGCGAGGACAACCAGTATCTCGGCATGCTCTCGCGAAACACCTTCCTGCAGGACGTGGCAAAACAGGTGATTCTCCTCGACCACAACGAGTATGCACAGGCGGTGGACGGGATTGAGACCGCAGAGATTCTTGAGATCATCGACCATCACCGGATCGGCGCCATCACCACCCTCCGGCCGATACGCTTCTTCAATGACCCGGTCGGGTCAACCTGCACGATCATTGCCGGGAAATATATGGATTCAGGCACTGACCCCGATATCCAAACGGCAGGCCTTCTCCTCTCCGGCATTCTCTCAGACACGCTCGTCCTGCGTCTTTCAACGACAACCGATCAGGACCGTGCCGCTGTCCGCTACCTGGCAGAGGTCACCGACACCGATCCCGAGGAATACGGGACTGAGTTAATACGCAAAGCGATGGACTTTGGCGATGCTCCTATCCGGGATCTCCTGACGGCTGATATGAAGGGATACGAACTCTTCGGGAAATCCATTGCCATCTCGCAGGTGATGGTGCCCACCTATGAGTTTGCGCAGATGCATGCAGAAGAGATTAAAACCGATGCGGAATCCATACGTTCAGCGCAGAACCTCGACATCTTCCTTGCACTCTTCACGAGTGTCTTTGAGGATGGAAGTGTGGTCTTTGCCTCCGCACCATCTGCACTTCTTGAGACGATGGAACTGACAGACAGCCCGGTGACGATGAAAGGGGTGATGTCACGCAAGAACGACTTCATTCCGTATCTGGGGAATCTGCTGAAGAACAGTTGA